One part of the Culicoidibacter larvae genome encodes these proteins:
- a CDS encoding HD domain-containing protein: MTTYLTDAKVFRDPIHNYILVNEPLIWKLINTYEFQRLHHIHQLGGTFQAFHGAEHTRFGHSLGVYEIVRQILEKVEPIAELLDEREQLLVFSAALLHDVGHGPFSHALESIIGFSHEDMSKKVIMDPDSEVHQLLTSEMDEAFADEVEAIIAKRHPNQILVELISGQVDADRMDYLARDAYFAGVPYGNYDMTRIMRVMRVANGHIVFKESGIHALENYIMSRYHMYVQVYNHPAGRAYEFLLEKIVQRLVLLREQDELSFDYPLLFELYDQKASMPVSRYIQFDEHVMFYYIRMCLNETDILLQDLANRFLRRQLLKYVDVSKEEAEQFEMLFAKASADKQMYAAIEKLENQAFSGTGDETITIETRNGELVPLTEVSLVMGALQEQTYAAEYRIFYYPEIIDATKKVTSADKILAWLG, encoded by the coding sequence ATGACTACATATTTGACTGATGCAAAGGTGTTCCGTGATCCGATTCATAATTATATTTTGGTGAATGAGCCTTTGATTTGGAAGTTGATCAATACTTACGAGTTTCAGCGCTTGCATCATATTCATCAATTAGGCGGAACATTCCAAGCATTTCATGGGGCTGAGCATACGCGTTTTGGTCATTCATTGGGTGTTTATGAGATTGTTCGCCAGATTTTAGAAAAGGTTGAGCCGATTGCTGAACTTTTGGATGAACGGGAGCAGCTATTGGTTTTTAGTGCTGCGTTATTGCATGATGTTGGTCATGGGCCATTTTCACATGCGTTGGAATCAATTATTGGTTTTTCCCATGAAGATATGAGCAAGAAGGTTATTATGGATCCCGATAGTGAGGTGCATCAGCTTTTGACATCAGAAATGGATGAAGCATTTGCTGATGAAGTTGAGGCAATAATTGCTAAGCGGCATCCAAACCAAATTTTGGTTGAATTAATTTCCGGGCAGGTTGATGCTGATCGTATGGATTATCTGGCACGGGATGCATATTTTGCCGGTGTTCCATATGGAAATTATGATATGACCCGAATTATGCGGGTGATGCGGGTTGCCAATGGTCATATTGTTTTTAAAGAGAGTGGCATTCATGCTTTAGAAAATTATATTATGAGTCGTTATCATATGTATGTGCAGGTTTATAATCATCCGGCAGGAAGAGCGTATGAATTCTTGCTTGAAAAAATTGTTCAGCGACTAGTACTATTGCGTGAGCAGGATGAATTGAGTTTTGATTATCCGTTGTTGTTTGAACTTTACGACCAAAAAGCGAGTATGCCTGTTTCCCGTTATATTCAATTTGATGAGCATGTCATGTTTTATTATATTCGCATGTGTCTGAATGAGACTGATATTTTGTTACAAGATTTAGCTAATCGCTTCTTGCGGCGTCAGTTGCTTAAATATGTTGATGTGAGTAAAGAAGAAGCGGAGCAATTTGAAATGTTGTTCGCAAAGGCAAGTGCCGATAAACAAATGTATGCTGCAATTGAAAAATTGGAAAACCAAGCTTTTAGCGGTACCGGTGATGAAACAATAACTATTGAAACGCGTAATGGCGAACTTGTGCCACTTACAGAAGTATCATTGGTAATGGGTGCATTACAAGAACAAACTTATGCTGCCGAGTATCGAATTTTCTACTACCCAGAAATAATCGACGCAACTAAAAAAGTAACCAGCGCAGATAAAATTTTAGCCTGGCTGGGGTAA
- a CDS encoding DUF1934 domain-containing protein has translation MEIWVNFKSEIELNEETVVNEFTSLGELSEEGNELRLNFEEPGYEGFEESVNSEIIIQPEYVVLSRSGAVQMQQSFVKGQLSDGIYDTPFGRLQTLARTHDVEYDWNTQEKHGHLRFQYDFFMNDEPAGNFDVTVEFRK, from the coding sequence ATGGAAATATGGGTGAATTTCAAAAGTGAAATTGAACTGAATGAAGAAACAGTTGTTAATGAGTTTACATCGCTTGGTGAACTAAGTGAAGAAGGTAATGAATTGCGACTTAATTTTGAAGAGCCTGGCTACGAGGGATTCGAGGAGTCAGTCAATTCAGAAATAATCATCCAGCCGGAATACGTAGTACTTTCACGCAGCGGCGCAGTGCAGATGCAGCAATCATTTGTGAAGGGCCAGCTTTCTGATGGTATTTACGATACCCCGTTCGGACGTTTGCAAACGTTAGCGCGGACTCATGACGTTGAGTATGACTGGAATACCCAAGAGAAGCACGGACATTTACGTTTTCAATATGATTTCTTTATGAATGATGAACCGGCAGGTAACTTCGATGTTACCGTTGAGTTTCGAAAATAA
- a CDS encoding DUF1450 domain-containing protein, whose protein sequence is MNIELKICGQCKGTNVKTLVPRLLELFPEATIEDKCHSVCGPGRTMAIVIIGDRQFMAPSEDALLAQLAAWKEDEDL, encoded by the coding sequence ATGAATATAGAATTAAAGATTTGCGGGCAGTGTAAAGGGACGAATGTAAAGACTTTGGTACCGCGACTTTTAGAATTATTTCCTGAAGCAACGATTGAAGATAAGTGCCATTCAGTTTGCGGTCCGGGTCGGACGATGGCGATTGTAATTATTGGTGATCGTCAATTTATGGCGCCAAGTGAAGATGCGTTGCTGGCGCAGCTGGCGGCGTGGAAAGAGGATGAAGATTTATAA
- a CDS encoding ABC transporter ATP-binding protein encodes MTLLDIRQLKKTYTARIGAQSYTALNNISFTVEPGEFVAIMGPSGAGKSTLLQLIATLEQPTSGQIFLNGDDITLLSEMSRTHFRRKNIGFIYQDFRLLDNLNVRENIYLPIVLNSRPPASMKKYFEQITTQLGIADVLNRYPFELSGGQQQRVAAARALITQPQLILADEPTGSLDSHTAKKFLQLLTMIHEQMHSTILLVTHSVLAASYCDRVLFINDGMIYTEIYRGNSPQNQFFNSVTRVISALENSIEQTREL; translated from the coding sequence ATGACTTTACTTGACATTCGTCAGCTTAAAAAAACATATACCGCACGAATCGGTGCCCAAAGCTACACCGCATTAAACAATATATCGTTTACTGTTGAACCTGGTGAATTTGTAGCTATCATGGGACCAAGCGGTGCTGGTAAATCAACATTGTTGCAGTTGATTGCCACCCTCGAACAGCCAACCAGTGGCCAGATTTTTTTAAACGGTGATGACATTACCTTGCTCAGCGAAATGTCGCGCACCCATTTCCGCCGCAAAAATATTGGTTTCATTTACCAGGATTTCCGACTGCTGGACAACTTAAATGTGCGCGAAAATATCTACCTGCCGATTGTATTGAATAGCCGGCCGCCGGCAAGTATGAAAAAGTATTTTGAACAAATTACCACTCAGCTCGGCATTGCCGATGTGCTTAACCGCTACCCTTTTGAGCTTTCCGGCGGTCAGCAGCAACGTGTTGCTGCAGCCAGGGCGCTGATTACCCAGCCGCAGTTGATTCTTGCCGATGAACCAACCGGTTCATTGGACTCGCATACGGCCAAGAAGTTTTTGCAGTTGCTGACAATGATTCATGAACAAATGCATTCAACCATTCTGCTAGTTACCCACAGTGTTTTAGCAGCAAGTTATTGTGATCGGGTGCTCTTCATTAATGACGGCATGATTTACACTGAAATATATCGCGGCAATAGTCCGCAAAATCAATTTTTCAACTCGGTAACCCGGGTTATTTCGGCTTTGGAAAACAGCATTGAACAAACCCGCGAATTGTAA
- a CDS encoding CTP synthase yields MAKYIFVTGGVVSSLGKGIAASSLALLLKNRGLKVFMQKFDPYINIDPGTMSPYQHGEVFVTDDGAETDLDLGHYERFIDVNLSQTSSITTGRIYSDVLAKERKGEYLGATVQVIPHITNAIKAKVFDAASESGADVVITEIGGTVGDIESLPFLEAIRQVRQELGDEQVMFIHNTLVPYLRAAGEIKTKPTQHSVKELRGLGIQPDMIVLRSEVPVEQSVREKIALFCGVPVEAVLVAEDAPLLYEVPIALQKQNFDVFVCKKLKLNPDRSVAPMDEWLNLIETVKTLNGSVRIALVGKYVELQDAYLSVNEALKHAGYKFHHKVQIDWVQAEDLTADNIADYLGEVDGILVPGGFGDRGIDGKMLAIQYARENKVPFFGICLGMQLALVEYARNVMQLEGANSTEFDGDTKYPIIDYLPEQYAGIHLGGTMRLGSYDCEVKEGTRSFAAYGKALVAERHRHRYEFNNEFKQQFIDAGMTFAGTNPETGLAEIIELEDHPWFVAGQFHPEFVSRPLRPQPLFAAFVEAAIAQKQSK; encoded by the coding sequence ATGGCAAAGTATATATTCGTAACTGGTGGAGTAGTATCGTCTTTAGGCAAAGGGATTGCAGCTTCATCTTTAGCATTATTATTGAAAAATCGCGGGTTAAAGGTATTTATGCAAAAGTTTGATCCGTATATCAATATTGATCCGGGAACTATGAGTCCATATCAGCATGGTGAGGTATTTGTTACTGATGATGGTGCTGAAACTGACCTTGATTTGGGCCATTATGAGCGTTTTATCGATGTTAATTTATCACAAACTTCAAGTATTACAACCGGACGTATTTATTCGGATGTTTTGGCTAAGGAGCGAAAAGGGGAATATCTTGGCGCAACCGTCCAAGTTATTCCGCATATTACCAATGCCATCAAAGCAAAAGTGTTTGATGCTGCCAGTGAGAGCGGTGCCGATGTCGTTATTACTGAAATTGGTGGTACGGTAGGGGATATTGAATCGTTGCCATTTTTAGAAGCGATTCGTCAGGTACGTCAAGAGCTTGGTGATGAACAAGTTATGTTCATCCATAATACTTTGGTACCTTATTTACGTGCGGCTGGTGAGATTAAAACCAAACCAACACAACATAGCGTTAAGGAATTGCGCGGGTTAGGTATTCAACCGGATATGATTGTATTGCGTTCAGAAGTGCCGGTTGAGCAATCAGTGCGTGAGAAAATTGCATTATTCTGTGGCGTTCCGGTTGAAGCAGTATTAGTTGCTGAAGATGCGCCGCTTCTATATGAAGTGCCAATCGCTTTGCAAAAACAAAACTTTGATGTTTTTGTTTGTAAGAAATTGAAATTAAATCCAGATCGCTCGGTAGCACCAATGGATGAGTGGCTGAATTTAATTGAAACCGTAAAAACACTGAACGGTAGTGTACGCATTGCCTTAGTCGGAAAATATGTTGAATTACAAGATGCTTATTTATCAGTGAATGAAGCTTTGAAGCATGCTGGTTATAAATTCCACCACAAAGTGCAAATTGACTGGGTGCAAGCAGAAGATTTGACTGCTGATAATATTGCTGATTATTTAGGTGAAGTTGACGGTATTTTGGTTCCCGGCGGTTTTGGTGATCGCGGAATTGATGGTAAGATGCTGGCAATTCAATATGCCCGCGAAAACAAAGTACCATTCTTTGGTATTTGTTTGGGCATGCAATTAGCATTGGTTGAGTATGCCCGCAATGTGATGCAACTTGAAGGGGCAAACTCAACTGAGTTTGACGGCGATACCAAATACCCGATCATTGACTACTTGCCAGAGCAATACGCAGGTATCCACCTGGGTGGAACCATGCGTTTGGGCAGCTATGACTGTGAAGTCAAAGAAGGTACTCGCAGCTTTGCCGCATACGGCAAAGCTTTGGTGGCGGAACGCCACCGTCACCGCTATGAATTCAACAATGAATTCAAGCAGCAGTTCATTGATGCCGGCATGACTTTCGCAGGCACCAACCCGGAAACCGGGTTGGCAGAGATTATTGAGCTGGAAGACCATCCTTGGTTTGTGGCCGGACAATTCCACCCGGAATTTGTGTCACGGCCATTACGGCCGCAGCCGTTGTTTGCTGCGTTTGTTGAAGCAGCGATTGCCCAGAAACAGAGTAAGTAA
- a CDS encoding FtsX-like permease family protein produces MIFHFLLKNLQSNMRNYIGYCCTIAFSVFIFYTFTAITHLSLDPTIDYLNYGYLQSVVSLSIFVLYIFTFVFIVYASSYFLRIRYPELLVYYSLGFEKHHLAIIFVIETLVINGLALLIGLIIGVVSTHFFTLLLYALIHVAPDVSMPIFFDYEAFQYTLTTFLIFMGLSILFTIIRIYMLNAKKVHQKMTIKKPLRGSFIMSFIAFGLFGFSYYLIFYPKDHFDVLLLIGFSVFWLVVPATFLFFSYFTGIFLRILKRTRLYLRNAKNFIAISSLQYQLRNFTLFLGVFTTLTTIALVMLIATTLFYQNIDQSVNADFPFAYIYTNPDNQNESRIIHNMLNNNGNNPLTNEDHYSFVLLDESQFHFNLNATNLNSLTNIQSITSLAVFSVSTYNDISNGADLNLSKTQAVYNTNPLLESKERPKPFTIDLGNTRVQTVPKGQNNFLNGYLANYGDSRSLIVSDELYNQLMAKYQSITFTTASYRDNSNLTNNYYELTNYLYDNDIPYDSILYTYTLYYNGGGTLILCSYGLAILIFLTLASILYFKLVADGRLKIDYFKNLYALGMDKSQIIGSIRMQFRLIFIVPCAVGVLHTILAIYLFSFLLQAALASLSFLDLYITTIGIIAGFILLFWLIYRQVLHSYTKRIFKNNRFLDY; encoded by the coding sequence ATGATTTTTCATTTCTTGTTAAAAAACTTACAATCAAATATGCGCAACTACATTGGTTATTGTTGTACCATTGCTTTTTCGGTATTTATTTTTTATACTTTTACCGCTATTACTCACCTGTCATTAGATCCTACAATTGATTACCTTAACTATGGCTACCTTCAATCAGTAGTCAGCCTTTCTATTTTTGTACTCTATATATTTACATTCGTCTTCATAGTTTACGCCAGCAGTTATTTTTTACGTATCCGTTATCCTGAACTGCTTGTCTATTATTCACTTGGCTTTGAAAAACATCATCTGGCTATTATCTTTGTTATTGAGACATTGGTTATCAATGGCTTAGCTTTGTTAATTGGCTTAATTATCGGTGTTGTTTCTACTCACTTCTTTACACTCTTACTTTATGCCTTAATTCATGTTGCCCCTGATGTAAGTATGCCAATCTTCTTTGATTATGAAGCATTTCAATATACACTGACAACTTTCTTAATCTTTATGGGTCTTAGTATCTTATTTACAATTATCCGTATCTATATGCTTAATGCTAAAAAAGTCCATCAAAAGATGACGATAAAAAAACCACTTAGAGGCTCATTCATTATGAGTTTTATTGCCTTTGGATTATTTGGTTTTAGTTATTACCTGATTTTTTATCCCAAAGATCATTTCGACGTGCTCTTACTTATTGGCTTCTCGGTTTTCTGGCTGGTTGTTCCGGCAACATTCCTATTCTTCAGCTACTTTACCGGAATATTTTTACGTATTCTCAAACGAACCAGACTTTATTTACGTAATGCCAAAAACTTTATTGCTATTTCCAGTTTGCAATACCAGCTGCGAAACTTCACTTTGTTTCTTGGAGTTTTTACCACACTAACAACTATTGCTTTAGTTATGCTTATTGCCACCACACTCTTCTATCAAAATATTGACCAAAGTGTTAATGCCGATTTTCCATTTGCCTATATTTACACTAATCCTGATAATCAAAATGAATCCCGTATCATCCACAATATGCTCAATAATAATGGTAATAATCCCTTGACGAACGAAGACCACTATTCTTTTGTTTTACTTGACGAAAGCCAGTTCCATTTTAATTTAAACGCAACTAACCTGAATAGTCTCACTAATATTCAGTCCATTACTTCGTTGGCAGTCTTCTCAGTATCTACTTATAATGATATCTCTAATGGAGCTGATTTAAATCTCAGCAAAACTCAAGCTGTTTATAACACCAACCCCCTATTGGAATCAAAAGAAAGACCTAAACCGTTTACTATCGATCTCGGCAACACCAGAGTCCAAACTGTTCCTAAGGGTCAAAATAACTTTTTGAATGGATATTTAGCTAATTATGGCGACTCTCGCTCATTAATTGTCAGCGATGAACTTTATAATCAATTGATGGCAAAATACCAATCAATTACCTTTACTACTGCCAGTTACCGAGACAACAGTAACCTCACCAATAACTATTACGAACTAACAAACTATCTTTATGATAATGATATTCCCTATGATTCGATCCTCTATACTTATACCCTTTACTATAATGGTGGCGGCACATTAATTCTCTGCAGTTATGGTCTGGCAATTCTCATTTTCCTAACACTAGCATCAATCTTATACTTTAAACTTGTTGCTGACGGTCGTCTAAAAATAGATTACTTCAAAAACCTATATGCCCTAGGTATGGATAAAAGTCAAATTATTGGCAGTATCCGCATGCAATTCCGACTTATCTTCATTGTTCCTTGTGCAGTTGGCGTGCTACACACAATTCTGGCTATCTACCTCTTTTCATTCCTGCTCCAAGCAGCGCTTGCTTCACTTTCATTTCTTGATTTATACATTACAACTATTGGTATTATTGCCGGCTTTATTCTACTCTTTTGGCTCATTTATCGACAAGTGCTGCATTCATATACTAAGCGTATCTTTAAAAATAATCGCTTTTTAGATTATTAG
- a CDS encoding hemolysin family protein, producing MGIDFDPSSIWLLAAIMILIIFSAFFSASEIAFSSVNRVRLRNYAEQGRHNSKLALQMAEDFGTLITTVLIGNNIVNILISTLATALFTKLFGVVGVAYSVVVITIVILIFGEIFPKALAKEYAEGFCIKAAPILKFFIIILKPLSIIFGSIQKLLHRLRKNTDAQPSVTEEELMSLVDAINEEGYIDDEKKDLIRSAIEFNDTPVSEIYVPRVDVFAVNVNDEQAKIVKQLLENHFSRVPVYDESIDNIVGILYERDYLSALVQNKNTKIAKLIKPATFVSAAMKVDDALALMQKNKAHMAIVIDEYGGMAGILTMEDILEELVGEIYDEYDDVVSFVEKVDDHVFKVNGDLNLEDLFEKYLSYPNVPSSEYNTVSGWVFESIQGIPEVGLSFDYESIHVEIIKVDNRRVSEVLLTMHDDYRSEDVAEEADFAE from the coding sequence ATGGGAATTGATTTTGATCCCTCCAGTATTTGGCTGCTTGCAGCTATTATGATTTTAATTATCTTTTCAGCATTTTTTTCGGCATCGGAAATTGCTTTTTCAAGCGTGAACCGAGTTCGTCTGAGAAATTATGCTGAGCAGGGACGCCATAACAGCAAGCTTGCTTTGCAGATGGCTGAGGATTTTGGAACATTGATTACAACCGTGTTGATTGGCAATAACATTGTTAATATTTTGATTTCAACACTAGCAACTGCGCTTTTTACCAAACTTTTTGGTGTGGTGGGGGTTGCATATAGCGTTGTTGTCATCACGATTGTTATTTTGATTTTTGGAGAAATATTTCCCAAAGCATTAGCAAAAGAGTATGCGGAAGGTTTTTGCATAAAAGCGGCACCGATTTTGAAGTTTTTTATTATAATTTTAAAGCCGCTTTCGATTATATTTGGCAGTATCCAAAAACTGTTGCATCGCTTGCGGAAAAATACCGATGCACAGCCGTCGGTTACTGAGGAAGAACTGATGAGTCTTGTTGATGCAATCAATGAAGAAGGCTACATTGACGATGAGAAGAAAGACTTAATTCGCAGCGCTATTGAGTTTAATGATACCCCGGTTTCGGAAATTTATGTTCCCCGGGTTGATGTTTTTGCCGTCAATGTCAATGATGAACAGGCAAAAATTGTCAAACAATTGCTTGAAAATCACTTTTCGCGGGTTCCGGTTTACGATGAGTCAATTGATAATATTGTCGGTATTTTGTATGAGCGTGATTATTTGTCAGCTTTAGTACAAAATAAGAATACCAAGATTGCTAAGTTGATTAAACCAGCAACCTTTGTTTCAGCAGCAATGAAAGTTGATGATGCTTTGGCATTGATGCAAAAAAACAAAGCGCATATGGCAATTGTCATTGATGAGTACGGGGGAATGGCCGGTATTCTGACTATGGAAGATATTCTTGAAGAACTTGTCGGTGAAATATACGATGAATATGATGATGTTGTTTCTTTTGTTGAGAAAGTAGATGACCATGTTTTTAAAGTAAATGGTGATTTAAATCTTGAGGATTTATTTGAAAAATATTTAAGTTATCCCAATGTACCATCAAGTGAGTACAATACCGTTAGCGGTTGGGTATTTGAAAGTATCCAGGGAATTCCTGAAGTTGGTTTATCATTTGACTATGAGAGTATTCACGTGGAAATCATTAAAGTTGATAATCGTCGCGTCAGTGAAGTGTTGCTGACAATGCATGACGATTACCGGTCAGAAGATGTTGCGGAGGAAGCTGACTTCGCCGAATAA
- the rpoE gene encoding DNA-directed RNA polymerase subunit delta codes for MKLSDLTEQQVKELSLVQCAFLFLSEENKPVQFQDLASKVFEILGIDEAIDEKRGLFYTDLSVDGRFIPFPDGTWDLKNRYRFEMVQDEDFILEDEDIDVDAAADEEEISTEEAFAAAPELEKFAKLKEDEDYS; via the coding sequence ATGAAATTATCTGACTTAACAGAGCAACAAGTAAAAGAGTTGTCATTGGTTCAATGTGCGTTTTTATTTTTAAGTGAAGAAAACAAACCGGTACAATTTCAGGATCTTGCAAGCAAAGTATTTGAAATTTTAGGTATTGATGAAGCTATAGATGAAAAACGTGGTTTATTCTATACTGATTTAAGCGTTGACGGACGCTTTATTCCCTTTCCGGATGGAACTTGGGATTTGAAAAACCGTTATCGTTTTGAAATGGTACAAGATGAAGACTTTATTTTAGAAGATGAAGACATTGATGTTGATGCTGCCGCTGATGAAGAAGAAATTAGTACTGAAGAGGCTTTTGCAGCAGCACCGGAATTAGAGAAATTTGCTAAGTTAAAAGAAGACGAAGATTATTCGTAA